In a single window of the Planctomycetia bacterium genome:
- a CDS encoding menaquinone biosynthesis protein, which translates to MTMPTGVLAPASTKSITYGVVSFLNARPLREFIPKREDVIVRPEVPSKLIDLLNAGQCDVALLPVVDYWRNRDRLESVSDACIGSDGETMTVRVYSKKPPDRIERLYVDGDSHTSVVLARLVWLELYGHKLDVVPLRDMRIDLDGPAEAVMLIGDKVVTNAPRGFGFEVDLGAAWKHLTNLPFVFAAWYGRRGERHLSAARMLNEARDRGVADVRRIAMDAAPLHGWPPELAVRYLGETMKYRVTSAMRAGMDRFFYMAENHGLFA; encoded by the coding sequence ATGACCATGCCTACCGGCGTGCTTGCCCCAGCGAGTACGAAGTCGATCACTTACGGGGTTGTATCCTTTTTGAATGCACGCCCGCTGCGGGAGTTTATTCCCAAGCGGGAGGACGTGATCGTACGGCCGGAGGTGCCTTCGAAGCTGATTGATTTGCTCAATGCCGGGCAGTGCGACGTCGCGCTGCTGCCGGTGGTCGATTACTGGCGGAATCGGGACCGGCTGGAGTCGGTCTCGGACGCGTGCATCGGCAGCGACGGCGAGACGATGACCGTGCGGGTCTATTCGAAGAAGCCGCCGGATCGGATTGAGCGACTTTACGTGGATGGCGATTCGCATACGTCGGTCGTGCTGGCGCGGCTGGTTTGGCTGGAGCTATACGGGCACAAGCTGGACGTTGTGCCGCTGCGGGATATGCGGATCGACCTCGATGGGCCGGCCGAGGCGGTGATGCTGATCGGCGACAAGGTCGTGACCAATGCCCCGCGCGGGTTTGGGTTTGAGGTCGATCTCGGCGCGGCGTGGAAGCACCTGACGAATCTGCCGTTCGTCTTCGCGGCATGGTATGGGCGGCGCGGCGAGCGACACCTTTCGGCGGCGCGGATGCTCAATGAGGCGCGCGATCGGGGCGTGGCGGATGTCCGGCGAATCGCGATGGATGCCGCCCCGCTGCACGGCTGGCCGCCGGAGCTGGCGGTAAGATACCTCGGCGAGACGATGAAGTATCGCGTCACATCGGCGATGCGGGCGGGGATGGATCGCTTCTTCTACATGGCTGAGAACCACGGGCTGTTCGCATGA
- a CDS encoding radical SAM protein yields the protein MATAPRTGSSSRLSTRDLRDLYLGQPIHALGRQAFEVTERLHPEDYRTYVVDRNINYANWCTAKCIFCNFKADVPGTNTGRPELPSGYTLSYEEIGQKIEELVAIGGTQLLMQGGLVPSDGAAGLPFDWYLDLMRFIRKNYPTIHIHAFSPPEIFAFHQIYGMSIHDVLARLMEAGLASVPGGGGEILSDRVRKKIGQGKTMTDEWLEAMRQCHILGMQTSCTMMFGHIETIDERFEHLRLLRDLQDESLARGNGGGFGAFICWTFQPEDTPLGRMKRLPVKGQNVKTSKGQNEEDSSNRLLNDGKHLLLADANEYLTMLALSRVYLDNIPNIQSSWVTMGPKIGQLALFFGANDMGSVMMEENVVSAAGTTYRLNEDEIRRLISDAGWRPQKRDYFYRPIN from the coding sequence ATGGCGACGGCGCCGCGGACTGGTTCTTCTTCCCGGTTATCTACCCGTGATTTGCGAGATTTGTACCTGGGGCAGCCGATTCATGCCCTGGGCAGGCAGGCCTTTGAGGTGACGGAGCGGTTGCACCCGGAGGACTATCGCACCTACGTCGTCGATCGCAACATCAACTATGCCAACTGGTGCACGGCGAAGTGCATCTTCTGCAACTTCAAGGCGGACGTGCCCGGGACGAACACCGGTCGGCCGGAGCTGCCGTCGGGGTACACGCTTTCTTACGAGGAAATCGGTCAGAAGATCGAGGAACTCGTGGCCATCGGCGGGACGCAGCTGCTCATGCAGGGTGGGCTGGTTCCATCGGACGGCGCGGCGGGGCTGCCGTTCGATTGGTATCTCGATCTGATGCGCTTCATTCGCAAGAACTACCCGACGATTCACATTCACGCATTCAGTCCGCCGGAGATTTTCGCGTTTCATCAGATCTACGGCATGAGCATTCACGACGTGCTGGCGCGGCTGATGGAGGCGGGGCTGGCCAGCGTGCCGGGCGGCGGCGGGGAGATTCTGTCTGACCGGGTGCGGAAGAAGATCGGCCAGGGCAAGACGATGACCGACGAGTGGCTCGAGGCCATGCGCCAGTGCCACATCCTCGGCATGCAGACGAGCTGCACGATGATGTTTGGGCATATCGAGACGATCGACGAGCGGTTTGAGCATCTGCGGCTCTTGCGCGACCTTCAGGACGAGTCGCTGGCCCGGGGCAACGGCGGCGGATTCGGCGCGTTTATCTGCTGGACCTTTCAGCCGGAAGACACGCCGCTGGGGCGGATGAAGCGGCTTCCTGTTAAAGGTCAAAATGTCAAAACGTCAAAAGGTCAAAATGAAGAAGACTCAAGCAACCGATTGCTTAATGATGGGAAGCATCTGCTGCTGGCCGATGCGAACGAGTATCTGACGATGCTGGCGCTGTCGCGGGTCTATCTCGACAACATCCCGAACATTCAATCGAGCTGGGTCACGATGGGGCCGAAGATCGGTCAGCTTGCCCTGTTCTTCGGGGCCAACGACATGGGCAGCGTGATGATGGAGGAAAACGTCGTCAGCGCCGCGGGGACGACGTACCGACTCAACGAAGACGAAATCCGCCGGCTCATCTCCGACGCAGGCTGGCGGCCGCAGAAGCGTGACTATTTCTACCGGCCGATCAATTGA
- a CDS encoding dihydrofolate reductase, with amino-acid sequence MSMVRVYIAMSLDGYIAAPDGSVAWLEAYPMEEFDFMGFAKTIAVTVMGRRTYDESFARGGPNPGGGRAVVMTHRPVADLPKGVEAYDGDSAELIARLKREIAEDQKKKPSEKKDIWLIGGGNSILSFHQAGLIDRWEIFIAPIMLGDGIPLFPKHAAGLAHLQLTHFKRYEKTGFLEAWYEPRR; translated from the coding sequence ATGTCCATGGTACGCGTCTATATCGCCATGAGTCTCGACGGGTACATCGCCGCGCCGGATGGGAGCGTGGCGTGGCTGGAGGCGTATCCGATGGAGGAGTTCGACTTCATGGGCTTCGCGAAGACGATCGCCGTCACAGTCATGGGCCGACGGACCTACGACGAGTCGTTTGCCCGCGGCGGGCCGAACCCCGGCGGCGGGCGGGCGGTGGTGATGACGCATCGGCCGGTCGCCGACCTGCCCAAGGGCGTGGAGGCGTATGACGGCGATTCGGCGGAACTGATCGCCAGGCTGAAGCGCGAGATTGCAGAGGATCAGAAAAAGAAACCCAGCGAGAAAAAGGACATCTGGCTGATCGGCGGGGGCAACTCCATCCTGTCGTTTCACCAGGCCGGCCTGATCGATCGCTGGGAAATTTTCATCGCCCCGATCATGCTCGGCGACGGCATTCCGCTGTTTCCCAAACATGCCGCCGGGCTGGCACACCTGCAACTGACCCATTTCAAGCGATATGAGAAGACGGGATTCCTGGAGGCGTGGTACGAGCCGCGTCGTTAG
- a CDS encoding RDD family protein, producing the protein MATAVAREMDQFNCPICDRACTTKKSRKLYDVRVCKKCSNGFASRRQGAYIIDSLLLYVLSFISGFVMALMFPEVLAPTTGETLGVTIFWYFHGWVLLPLLFCFKDGFKGCSPGRWLCGVRVVDRDTRDPIHMTQSLKRNLILMIPVVPLIIAFQLIRGVRYGDEWAKTRVVWKKYIHRVPFDPRGILCTNCGYDLTGNVSGRCPECGKDIPRTNDAARTTPPGIPSSHIA; encoded by the coding sequence ATGGCTACAGCCGTCGCTCGTGAGATGGATCAGTTCAATTGCCCGATATGCGATCGCGCCTGCACGACGAAGAAGTCGCGCAAGCTCTACGATGTTCGCGTCTGTAAGAAGTGCAGCAACGGATTCGCCAGCCGTCGGCAAGGTGCTTACATCATCGATTCGTTGTTGTTGTATGTCCTGTCATTCATCAGCGGCTTTGTCATGGCGCTGATGTTTCCCGAGGTACTTGCCCCAACGACGGGCGAAACACTGGGAGTCACGATTTTCTGGTACTTCCACGGCTGGGTCCTTTTGCCGCTTCTGTTTTGCTTCAAGGATGGTTTCAAAGGCTGTTCGCCCGGCAGGTGGCTGTGCGGCGTTCGCGTCGTCGACCGGGACACGCGCGATCCCATTCACATGACTCAGAGCCTCAAGCGGAATCTCATCCTGATGATCCCGGTCGTCCCGCTCATTATCGCGTTCCAACTTATTCGGGGGGTTCGTTACGGTGATGAGTGGGCAAAGACCCGCGTGGTCTGGAAGAAGTATATCCACCGAGTGCCCTTCGACCCTCGCGGCATTCTCTGCACCAACTGCGGCTACGACCTCACCGGCAACGTCTCCGGCCGCTGCCCGGAATGCGGCAAGGACATTCCCCGGACTAACGACGCGGCTCGTACCACGCCTCCAGGAATCCCGTCTTCTCATATCGCTTGA
- a CDS encoding DUF1571 domain-containing protein: MIARYERIRNFLGAAVMFLMVGGLGCSAAKVEMQTGAAIEGYEAKVKLVSDSPVDYLKTCLAAAKEIKEFKTEFIRQERLGLFKELKPQEDIIAEYRDEPFSVRFTWRDEDSEYCQCTYIHGRDDNKVSLLPRKGLFGLPPEVQKYPAVFAVTFGKARNPITDFGPRRMMERILDRIEKAEAVGGVGIVLRPPTEIGPAKEPCFHLEIRYPEKDEYACKLQDLYINIQTSLPVATYLWLPGKDERCDATLDGLYMYSDLQPNVQLSDANFVIEQIKRKAAKGGREVQTASDVGSDADSGGAASVLPVAE; the protein is encoded by the coding sequence GTGATAGCACGATACGAACGGATTCGAAATTTTCTGGGCGCGGCCGTTATGTTCCTGATGGTCGGCGGCCTGGGCTGCTCGGCGGCGAAGGTCGAGATGCAGACCGGCGCGGCGATTGAGGGCTACGAGGCCAAGGTCAAGCTGGTCTCCGACTCTCCGGTCGATTATCTGAAGACCTGCCTGGCCGCGGCGAAGGAGATCAAGGAGTTCAAGACCGAGTTCATCCGCCAGGAGCGGCTGGGCCTCTTCAAGGAGCTCAAGCCGCAGGAAGACATCATCGCGGAGTATCGCGACGAGCCGTTCTCCGTCCGCTTCACCTGGCGCGACGAGGACAGCGAGTATTGCCAGTGCACCTATATTCACGGGCGCGACGACAACAAGGTGTCGCTGCTGCCGCGCAAGGGACTGTTCGGCCTTCCGCCGGAAGTGCAGAAGTACCCCGCGGTGTTCGCCGTGACATTCGGCAAGGCCCGCAACCCGATCACCGACTTCGGGCCGCGGCGCATGATGGAGCGGATCCTCGATCGCATCGAGAAGGCCGAGGCGGTCGGCGGCGTGGGCATCGTGCTTCGTCCGCCGACGGAGATCGGCCCGGCCAAGGAGCCCTGCTTCCACCTGGAGATTCGCTATCCCGAAAAGGACGAATACGCCTGCAAGCTCCAGGACCTCTACATCAATATTCAGACGAGTCTGCCCGTGGCGACCTATCTCTGGCTGCCCGGCAAGGACGAGCGCTGCGACGCGACGCTGGACGGCCTCTACATGTACAGCGACCTGCAGCCCAACGTCCAACTGTCCGACGCGAATTTCGTGATCGAGCAGATCAAGCGGAAGGCGGCGAAGGGCGGCCGGGAAGTGCAGACGGCCAGTGATGTCGGCAGCGACGCCGACAGCGGCGGGGCGGCGTCGGTCCTGCCCGTGGCGGAATAA
- the panB gene encoding 3-methyl-2-oxobutanoate hydroxymethyltransferase, with translation MTTRDKLTLATLRHRKKTQTPITMLTAYDFPTAQIEEAANIDCILVGDSAAQVVLGHGSTLQATMDFMIAITAAVRRGAPTAFLVGDMPYLSFHVNTEEAIRNAGRFMAEAGCDCVKVEGDRRLADTVRALSSATIPVMVHMGLRPQAVHQFGGYRAQGRDAAGAQPLIDDAKLMESAGACALLLEAVPPEPAKIITESTNLPVIGCGAGPHVDGHVVVVHDMLGLTAGPLPKFVKRYGDIRGQIATAVQSYAQDILERRYPAAEHCYQMESGEAAKLRPAE, from the coding sequence ATGACCACACGGGATAAGCTCACCCTGGCCACCCTGCGACACCGCAAAAAGACGCAAACGCCGATCACCATGCTGACGGCCTACGACTTCCCCACGGCCCAGATCGAGGAAGCCGCGAATATCGACTGCATCCTCGTCGGCGATTCCGCCGCCCAGGTCGTCCTCGGCCACGGCAGCACTCTTCAGGCGACCATGGACTTCATGATCGCCATCACCGCCGCCGTTCGCCGTGGGGCCCCGACCGCATTCCTCGTCGGCGACATGCCGTATCTGTCCTTCCATGTGAACACCGAAGAGGCCATTCGCAACGCCGGCCGCTTCATGGCCGAAGCCGGTTGCGACTGCGTGAAGGTCGAAGGCGATCGCCGCCTGGCCGACACCGTTCGGGCCCTCTCGTCCGCGACGATTCCGGTCATGGTCCATATGGGACTTCGTCCCCAGGCCGTTCACCAGTTCGGCGGCTATCGAGCGCAGGGCCGCGACGCCGCCGGCGCGCAGCCCCTGATCGACGACGCAAAGCTCATGGAGAGCGCCGGCGCATGTGCCTTGCTCCTTGAAGCGGTCCCGCCCGAACCGGCAAAGATCATCACCGAATCGACCAATCTCCCGGTCATCGGCTGCGGCGCCGGCCCACACGTGGACGGCCACGTCGTCGTCGTTCATGACATGCTGGGTTTGACGGCCGGTCCGCTGCCGAAGTTCGTGAAGCGCTACGGCGATATCCGCGGGCAGATTGCCACGGCGGTGCAGTCATACGCCCAGGACATCCTTGAGCGCCGCTACCCCGCCGCCGAGCACTGTTACCAGATGGAGTCCGGCGAAGCCGCCAAGCTGCGCCCGGCCGAATGA
- a CDS encoding LysM peptidoglycan-binding domain-containing protein, giving the protein MGTETRVGILAGLVIVVVASVYFFYGSDRRDDEILVTSATRVGEQPKIPLSTDASKPVGKGSSGINPTASPARTPPPRRLADRLANRPPQTRAPENRSPAQPTQGPIVLADPSQPSPTTPPISLRTGPSTELVEATWDNLVKPGASAADPPAASIDRSASEPSTARSSAADVAPATMNGDSASGRLLPGSSQTPASVARTNDRTRAMPSRTAIPMPQPARTPEPTRHIIASGDTLSAIADRYYSDGRKADLILAANPSLKNPRNLKIGTQIIIPPIGDSVGQSGAKSSLGTDSLVSMDRSGGAQPVRNVESSGKTYTVQQGDTLYGISQRVYGAGSKWETILKHNRALLRGDPKRLAPGMVLQIP; this is encoded by the coding sequence ATGGGCACTGAGACGCGCGTCGGCATCCTGGCCGGGCTGGTGATCGTTGTGGTCGCCAGTGTGTACTTCTTCTACGGAAGCGATCGCCGGGATGACGAGATCCTCGTCACCTCGGCCACGCGCGTCGGCGAGCAGCCGAAGATTCCGCTGTCGACCGACGCGTCCAAGCCGGTCGGCAAGGGCAGTAGCGGCATCAACCCGACCGCCTCCCCCGCGAGGACGCCGCCGCCGCGCCGCCTGGCGGATCGGCTGGCCAATCGCCCGCCGCAGACGCGCGCGCCGGAAAACCGCTCCCCGGCGCAGCCGACGCAGGGACCGATCGTTCTCGCCGACCCTTCCCAGCCGTCGCCGACCACGCCGCCGATCTCGCTGCGCACCGGCCCCTCGACCGAGCTGGTCGAGGCCACCTGGGATAATCTCGTCAAGCCCGGCGCATCGGCGGCCGATCCGCCCGCCGCTTCCATTGATCGCAGCGCATCCGAGCCGAGCACGGCGAGGTCGAGTGCCGCCGATGTGGCACCAGCCACCATGAACGGGGATTCCGCTTCGGGGCGGCTCCTGCCCGGGTCATCGCAGACGCCCGCCTCTGTCGCACGGACCAATGACCGGACGCGAGCGATGCCTTCCCGCACGGCCATCCCGATGCCGCAGCCGGCCAGGACGCCCGAGCCGACCCGGCACATAATCGCATCGGGCGACACGCTCTCGGCCATCGCCGACCGCTACTACAGCGACGGCCGCAAGGCGGACCTGATCCTCGCGGCCAACCCGTCGCTCAAGAACCCGCGCAATCTGAAGATCGGCACGCAGATCATCATTCCGCCGATCGGCGATTCTGTCGGGCAATCGGGGGCGAAGTCGTCACTGGGAACGGATTCTCTCGTCTCGATGGATCGCTCCGGCGGCGCGCAGCCAGTGCGCAATGTTGAATCCTCCGGCAAGACCTACACCGTCCAGCAGGGCGACACGCTCTACGGCATCTCGCAGCGCGTCTATGGCGCCGGCTCGAAATGGGAGACCATCCTCAAGCACAATCGCGCCCTGCTCCGCGGCGACCCCAAGCGACTCGCGCCGGGAATGGTCCTGCAGATTCCATGA
- the secD gene encoding protein translocase subunit SecD, producing MNERDLWWKIVLVGFVAALAFATVYPPKEKLKYGIDLAGGYSLLYEIDDSGLEGAEKADLSERVMRVLRERVDPRGVFNLVWRPVGYNRLEIQMPRPSDEIVKARHDYERYQEEIQATTLRRTDVLRALSKPAAERTAALDAMVMGISGRQPLLTAAAAAYDALQAAQSEYDQRVKTIEADNLSREDIEAAVKKPVAERAAALDALVGGIPSRKELLIAAAKAWDEVSAALATTQPAAGTTPATADALAALHAKQTAYEDAIKQVLAANVDPDKISEGMTIDRVVELEEKFDAAMGELLATNIDLGQLQLVLEAKPTDKTRIEQLAKIKLDYAGLSETIDGMLTASDRLKTQRRGEGRLEDPADLQRLLRGAGVLEFRIIPRRDDANADTFARYIEQLKTRGPRRMPGEENYQWFEIEDAADFLKMKDLEKDFDARKNSLSVIVERFGNRYYVLTHIADGYVLTHRYGEADWSLKGASFERDEIGRPAIGFTLDERGGDKFATLTRQHTGKLLCIFLDDEAISFATINSVIRTRGQITGGFTPQDVQDMVKKLDAGSLPRKLKDPPISVRAIGPSLGEANRSAGMRSAKYGAIVVAVFMIVYYAYAGGIAVLAVSLNLLFTLAVMSALGATLTLPGIAGLVLSVGMAVDANVLINERMREELARGNTMRMAIKLGYERAFRAILDSNVTTLLTCVILYWLGSEEIKGFGLTLGLGVVLNLFTAYFVTRIFFETMSLITVPKEVLRYPFYSGLIVAALGGVLYGLGYVLNDETARTHSVLIGFGEALLDIAPAMIGLLILLLGFRAIHRLFQTGAKPRMPMMQLIGVPNIDWIGARKYFFGFSIVITIVGVVAFADLDRDELYDIEFLGGTAAQIDLKEPGSLDQTGIAKRLTTSGETLGKFANALESAEVTGSGGTFVVAAAGVPAARLEPIVKSVLDTEDNRILSDVDGIRYTDPGAEQITIRTRTDKDVSLDQMKDYVKQIAERARKAGEAIARSQVQGVQGVGTEAVKGKSFEVVTLETNKEIVVGAIMETMRDDLDIQPALTFNLMDDTAGGSVPYFALRDEDVRQMNLPLSGAEANEVDLRGWKGGVAMILDQMDPPQDINTLKDRLRSMRLQPGFESHGWRESDVFGLTPAAPGSDRYKRVMVVVADENYPLLDEQGNISSAWVSDLAEPEVELIQVALQRQTSLSQITQFDQQVSGEAQTSAIIAVMLSWIMIIIYVWFRFGNIRWGLAAVVALIHDVMVAAGALAAAHFVADTAFGRALLLENFRIDLALVAALLTVIGYSVNDTIIVFDRIRENRGRLTDITPEMVNNSVSQTLSRTILTGATTLFTILVMYIFGGPGIHGFNFAMLVGILTGTYSSFAIASQFLVKRKMLTAMKAS from the coding sequence ATGAACGAACGTGATTTGTGGTGGAAGATTGTGCTGGTTGGTTTCGTTGCCGCTCTGGCTTTTGCCACGGTATACCCGCCGAAGGAAAAGCTGAAGTACGGCATCGACCTCGCCGGCGGCTACAGCCTGCTGTACGAGATCGACGACAGCGGTCTTGAGGGCGCCGAGAAGGCCGACCTTTCGGAGCGCGTCATGCGCGTCCTTCGTGAGCGCGTGGACCCGCGCGGCGTGTTCAACCTCGTCTGGCGTCCGGTCGGCTACAACCGCCTTGAGATTCAGATGCCGCGGCCCAGCGACGAGATCGTCAAGGCCCGCCACGATTACGAGAGGTATCAGGAAGAGATTCAGGCGACGACGCTTCGCCGGACCGACGTCCTTCGCGCCCTGTCGAAGCCCGCTGCCGAGCGGACCGCGGCGCTCGATGCAATGGTGATGGGCATCAGCGGACGCCAGCCCCTGTTGACGGCCGCGGCCGCCGCCTACGACGCGCTGCAAGCCGCCCAGTCGGAATACGACCAGCGCGTGAAGACGATCGAGGCGGACAACCTCTCCCGAGAGGACATTGAGGCCGCCGTGAAGAAGCCAGTTGCCGAGCGGGCCGCTGCGCTCGATGCGTTGGTCGGCGGCATTCCTTCGAGAAAGGAACTTCTCATCGCCGCGGCGAAGGCATGGGACGAAGTGAGCGCCGCGCTGGCCACTACTCAGCCTGCCGCCGGAACGACGCCCGCGACGGCCGACGCCCTCGCGGCCCTTCATGCCAAGCAGACCGCCTATGAGGATGCGATCAAGCAGGTGCTCGCGGCCAACGTGGACCCCGACAAGATTTCGGAAGGAATGACGATCGACCGCGTCGTCGAGCTGGAGGAGAAATTCGACGCCGCGATGGGCGAGCTTCTGGCGACGAACATCGATCTCGGTCAGTTGCAGCTTGTGCTCGAGGCCAAGCCGACCGACAAGACGCGGATCGAACAACTGGCCAAGATCAAGTTAGACTATGCCGGACTGTCGGAGACGATCGACGGCATGTTGACGGCCTCGGATCGCCTCAAGACCCAGCGTCGCGGCGAAGGGCGACTCGAAGACCCGGCCGACCTCCAGCGGCTGCTCCGCGGAGCGGGCGTTCTCGAGTTTCGAATCATCCCGAGGCGCGACGACGCCAATGCCGACACCTTTGCCCGGTACATCGAACAACTCAAGACGCGCGGGCCGCGGCGAATGCCGGGCGAAGAGAATTACCAGTGGTTTGAGATCGAAGACGCGGCGGACTTCCTCAAGATGAAAGATCTTGAGAAGGACTTCGACGCCCGAAAGAACAGCCTGAGCGTCATCGTCGAGCGTTTCGGCAATCGGTACTACGTTCTAACGCACATTGCCGACGGCTATGTCCTGACGCACCGCTACGGCGAGGCGGACTGGTCGCTCAAGGGGGCCTCGTTCGAGCGCGATGAAATCGGACGACCGGCCATCGGCTTCACGCTCGACGAGCGCGGCGGCGACAAATTCGCCACGCTCACTCGGCAGCACACCGGCAAGCTCCTGTGCATCTTCCTCGACGATGAGGCGATTTCCTTCGCGACCATCAACAGCGTCATCCGCACGCGCGGTCAGATCACCGGCGGCTTCACCCCGCAGGACGTTCAGGACATGGTCAAAAAGCTGGACGCGGGCAGTCTGCCGCGCAAGCTCAAGGATCCGCCGATCAGCGTTCGTGCCATCGGCCCGTCACTGGGCGAGGCGAATCGCTCGGCCGGTATGAGGTCGGCGAAGTACGGCGCGATCGTCGTCGCCGTGTTCATGATTGTCTATTACGCCTACGCCGGCGGCATTGCGGTCTTGGCGGTCAGCCTCAACTTGCTCTTTACGCTCGCCGTGATGTCGGCACTCGGGGCCACGCTGACCCTTCCGGGCATCGCCGGTTTGGTGTTGTCAGTCGGTATGGCGGTGGATGCCAACGTCCTCATCAACGAGCGGATGCGCGAGGAACTCGCCCGCGGCAATACGATGCGAATGGCGATCAAGCTCGGTTATGAACGAGCGTTCCGCGCCATTCTCGACTCCAACGTCACCACGCTCCTGACCTGCGTGATCCTCTACTGGCTCGGTTCGGAGGAAATCAAGGGCTTCGGCCTGACGCTCGGCCTGGGCGTCGTCCTCAACCTCTTTACCGCCTACTTCGTGACGCGCATCTTCTTCGAGACGATGTCGCTGATCACGGTCCCCAAGGAAGTCCTGAGATATCCGTTTTACTCGGGGCTGATCGTCGCGGCGCTCGGCGGCGTCCTTTATGGATTGGGTTATGTCTTAAATGACGAGACGGCGAGGACTCATTCGGTCCTCATCGGGTTTGGCGAGGCCCTGCTCGACATTGCCCCGGCGATGATCGGCCTGCTCATACTTCTCCTGGGCTTCAGGGCGATTCACCGTTTGTTCCAGACCGGGGCCAAACCGCGCATGCCCATGATGCAATTGATCGGCGTGCCCAACATCGACTGGATCGGTGCGCGCAAGTACTTCTTCGGTTTTTCCATTGTGATCACCATCGTGGGCGTGGTGGCCTTCGCCGACCTGGATCGCGACGAGCTGTACGACATTGAGTTTCTCGGCGGTACGGCGGCGCAGATCGATCTCAAGGAGCCTGGATCACTGGATCAAACCGGCATCGCCAAGCGACTCACCACCAGCGGTGAAACGCTCGGCAAATTCGCAAACGCCCTGGAGTCCGCCGAAGTCACGGGCTCCGGCGGCACGTTCGTCGTCGCGGCGGCGGGCGTTCCGGCGGCCCGGCTCGAGCCGATCGTCAAGAGCGTTCTCGATACCGAGGACAATCGCATCCTGAGCGACGTCGACGGCATTCGTTACACCGATCCGGGCGCCGAGCAGATCACGATTCGCACGCGGACCGACAAGGATGTCTCCCTCGACCAGATGAAGGATTACGTCAAGCAGATCGCTGAGCGCGCCCGAAAGGCCGGCGAGGCCATTGCCCGATCCCAGGTGCAGGGCGTGCAGGGCGTGGGTACCGAGGCGGTCAAGGGCAAGTCGTTCGAGGTGGTCACGCTGGAGACCAACAAGGAGATCGTCGTCGGCGCCATCATGGAGACGATGCGCGACGACCTCGACATCCAGCCGGCCCTTACGTTTAACCTGATGGACGATACCGCGGGCGGCAGCGTTCCTTATTTCGCCCTGCGCGATGAGGACGTTCGCCAGATGAATTTGCCGCTATCGGGCGCCGAGGCCAACGAGGTTGATCTGCGCGGCTGGAAGGGCGGCGTGGCGATGATCCTCGATCAGATGGACCCGCCGCAGGACATTAATACGCTGAAGGATCGTCTGCGGTCCATGCGACTTCAACCCGGCTTCGAGTCGCACGGCTGGCGCGAGTCGGACGTGTTCGGACTCACTCCCGCCGCTCCCGGCAGCGACCGCTACAAGCGGGTGATGGTGGTGGTCGCGGATGAGAACTATCCACTGCTCGACGAACAGGGCAATATATCGTCGGCGTGGGTGAGCGATCTGGCCGAGCCGGAAGTCGAGTTGATCCAGGTCGCGCTCCAGCGACAAACGTCGCTGAGCCAGATCACCCAGTTCGATCAGCAGGTCTCCGGCGAGGCCCAGACGTCGGCCATCATCGCCGTCATGCTGAGCTGGATCATGATCATCATTTACGTCTGGTTCCGGTTCGGAAACATCCGCTGGGGTCTGGCCGCCGTCGTGGCCCTGATTCACGACGTGATGGTGGCCGCCGGAGCGCTGGCTGCCGCCCACTTCGTGGCGGATACGGCTTTCGGCAGGGCGCTCTTGCTGGAGAATTTCCGCATCGACCTGGCGCTGGTCGCGGCCCTTCTGACGGTCATCGGATACTCGGTCAACGACACGATCATCGTCTTTGACCGGATTCGTGAAAACCGGGGCCGCCTCACGGACATCACGCCGGAAATGGTCAACAATTCCGTGAGTCAAACCCTATCCCGAACCATATTGACCGGAGCGACCACGCTGTTCACAATCCTGGTCATGTACATCTTCGGAGGCCCCGGCATTCACGGCTTCAATTTCGCCATGCTTGTCGGTATCCTTACCGGGACGTACAGTTCATTCGCCATCGCTTCGCAGTTCCTGGTGAAGCGAAAAATGCTTACGGCAATGAAGGCGTCGTAG